From Balaenoptera ricei isolate mBalRic1 chromosome 5, mBalRic1.hap2, whole genome shotgun sequence:
CTATCTTTATTCTCTCTTTAAAGACATCACTCCAATATGGGATGCGGTCACTTTTGTTGACCACATTCTGAACTTTTTACCTGAGAAGCAAACACGTGAGCTATATGGATAGTTTTTTATTAGTTCGAGAGGGCAAAGTGAGACTTGGCATAGGACATATGAGATTTTTCAAGCATATCCTCATTTGAACTGCCTGCTTTGATAAAAGGTATTTTTACCTGTTGTCCTAACTATAGGGCATTTCCCATTTTCAGCATAACTAGATAAAGCAGCGACTTGgtttcagggagggagatgcagctaACTCATTTTTCCACAATTTGATACTATCTGTATACGATGGCCTTTTTCATCTTTTAGCTGCTTCATAGAAATCAACTCAAAtaggtcttatttttttaaaaaaatttaatcttaCAGAGCAATTGCAAATATAGTAGAGAGAGCTCCGATACACTCTTGGCCCAGCTTTTCCCAAAGCTAACATCTTGCATAACCATAGTcaaattatcaaaactaagaaattaactttAGTATAATATCACTAAGTAAATTacagatcttattcagatttctaaAGTTTCTCTACCaatatcctttttctgttgtAGGCTCCAATCCAGGaccccacattgcatttagttgtcatgtccccttaggtgtcctcCAATCTGTTTCTcagtgttatggattgaattgttaCACCCCACTCCTCGCCTTCCCCAATTCATGttttgaagtcctaatccccagtatctcagaatatgaccttacttGGACATAAGGTCTTCAGAGAGGtaattaaaatgagatcattaaagTGGGCTCTAATGCAATATGACTCTTTGCAATATGACTCTTcctcataaaaagaggaaatttggacacagatacatgcacagagggaagatcaTGTGAAGACCCTAGGAGAAAATGGCCATTACAAACCATCTTGTAGAGAGAGAGGTGCCTGGAATAGATTCTTTCCTCACAGCTCTGGCCAGATAATTGAAAAAAGTCAATTAAGTCAGGAagttatacaaatatacacaccttatacttttgtttcctttacttTCCTTCCCTTTGCCTGGCTCAGAAAGCTGACcttattgttttttcatttttatttactttattgtaattattttttctttttacctttgaccgccttcacccatttctcccaccactgcccctggcaaccaccagtctgttctctgtatctatgagcttttttctttcttcctttttttaagattccacatataagagagatcatctggtatttatctttcactgtctgacctatttcacttagtataatgtcctcaagatccatccatgttgtagcaaatggctagatttcactctttttttatggctgaataatattccactgtatgtgtgtgtgtgtgtgtgtgtgtgtgtgtgtgtggtatgtgtgcatgtatgtcacattttctttatccattcatctatctatggttgtttccatatcttgactatcataaataatgctgcagtgaacatatggGGTATATATATCTcttcgagttagtgttttcattttctgggtatttaaaaatacccagaagtggaattgctggatcatatgttagttatatttttagttttttgaggaacctccatactgtttgcaccaatttacattcctaccaacagtgcatgagagtttccttttctccacatcctcaccaacacttgctatttcttgtctttttggtagTGGCCATTTTAAAtggtgggaggtgatatctcactgtggttttgatttgcatttccctgatgattaacgatgttgagcacctttttatgtgcctgttggccatctgaatgtcttccttggaaaaatgtctattcagatcttttgcccattttttaattggattgcttAGTTTTTTGCTCTTGAagtgtatgagttctttatgtattttggatattagccccttatcagatctaagatttgcaaatgttttctaccATTcactaggttgccttttcattttgttacaaCAGCCATTTTGTTATGTTTCAAGAGTAGTAACTtacagaatgtccctcaatttggatttgtctgatgttttctcacaaTTAGACAAAGTTTTGGATTTGGGGGAAGATTGGCACAGAGGTGATGTGCCTTTCTTGAATAAAAGGATATTTTGAGGCtatgaaaatgttctatttctCCTTAAACTTTCAGTCACTAatttaacacacatttattgatcTTACCTGCAGCAATTATTACTATGGTGTTTTGATGGTGACTctctatttctctcatttttctacACTTACTAGTTTTCCTCATTCCTTCTACTTCTCTTATTTGGAATTATACCATAAGGAAGAATTATCCCttctttcctcattcattcatttttgtcagTATGGACTCAGATATTTACTTTATTCTTGttttgttgttcaaattgttccagtGCTGGTCATTGGGAACTATTTAAAGTTCTCTCCTGTGTATTTttgctctcattctttttttttcttttctttctttcttttttttttttaagaattttttttttttttttttatggctgtgttgggtcttcgtttctctgtgagggctttctctagttgtggcaagcgggggccactcttcatcgcggtgcgcgggcctctcactatcgcggcctttcttgttgcggagcaaaggctccagacgcgcaggctcagtaattgtggctcacgggcccagttgctccgtggcatgtgggatcttcccagaccagggctcgaacccgtgtcccctgcattggcaggcagattctcaaccactgcaccaccagggaagccctccttctttctttctttctttcttttttttttgagcactttcttaTCCTCTGGCACCTAGATGTTCTGGGCTCATCTAGTATTTTCCTTGCTCCAGCCATTCTCAAGTAACTCTGCCTCCTTTTATAAGAGAATGGTATTTCAAAATGATCTTCAACCTTTGCTTCAGAATGATAGATGtaagtatttaaaaatgtcttattatgaaaaattaaaaacatacacaaaagtggaGAGACTCGTATAATAAACTCCAATGGATTCATCACCCAGTTTCAATAATGGCTATAACAATCCTATTTTACATTGTTCTCCATTTTTAATTCCTGAAACATTGGACAATAAATCCCCACTTCATGCCATATCACCAGTAAATATCCTAGTATCTAACTGTCTTGTCTAATTTATAAAGACTTTTATAAAACATACTCATCACAGCCTtgtaacatttaagaaaattaaccATTGTTCCTTACTATCTAATACCCTCCAAATTCAAATTTCCCTGTTTCAGTCTTTTTATACGTGGGATATTCAAATCAGGGTCCACACCAGGTCCCTGGATAGCCTCCAACATGCTATATTTGGATGTTATATTTCTTGTCTcttttatattaagaaataagataataataaacAGTTTTCCTACCCCTTCCCCcaacacacttaaaaaaattgatttgtaGAGAAACTGAGTCATTGGTGCTATAGAATGTCACATTCTGTATTTGCATGCCATTTAGCTTATTCCTTCATTTCCCATATTTCTTAAAACTCAGTAACTAAACCTAGAAGACTGATTAGATTCACATTCATCTTTTAGATAGGACTCCTTCATTGATGGTGCTTATGTACTTCTTACCACATCGCATCATGAGCACTTCAGGCTGGCTGACCCACTTTTGGTGATACTAAGATTGCTCATTGGGTTCGGGTAGAGTCAGCCTGCTCCCTCCATTATAAAGTTCCCCATAACCTTTCACCTAATGGTTTTTAACATTCATTGATAATTTTTGCCTAAATCCATTATTTCATTAGAGATTGAAAAATGGTAATTTTCTAGTTCTATCATTCCTACAGCACTcactatttggaattcttctttaaaagttcCCCTTATCATGTGTCACCTGAAATACAGTTCCTACGGGAATGGCAAGATACATGCTTGAGTCTATCCTTTACTTGTctattttcagatatttcaaTGACaacaaatgatatatttttgttaGTACTGTAAATTCATGAACTTAAGTATATCTGCTGTGCTTCAttctagtatagtcattttcctgTTATGCTCAAATTGTCTTGTCTTAGGCCAGTGGGAGCTACTTcaagttggctcctgtgtccttggaCTGACCCCAGTTGACTTTGATAGCTTCCTTTCTTCCTGGTACATCAAGATGTCCCATGTTCATCTTGTACATTTTCTGTCCCAGACCTGGAATCagtaatttctttaaatagtCTCCAGTCTTTTCAGTGGGAGATGGTATTTGCAGAACACTCTTGCATGCTAAGATGCTCATGCCTCATGATGTCTTTGCTTCACGGTTTCAGTAGACAAACCTAGAAaatgcatgcatttttttttaaaaaaaagaggagtttATATTCATAAGTTTATATTACCATTTCCAGTTAAATTTACTGTTACCagactttaatttctttgattttttactTGTATATTCCCTCTGTTAAGCTTAAAAATCTCGGTTTCTAATGACATGAACGTGATAACATGTGTTTAATCTTACAATACTCACACTCCTATGATACTGTAAAAATAACACTACCAATATTACTAACAATTAAGCTTCTGGATATGCTTTTAGGTTCGATGGATTTTGACAAGTGTAtacagtcatgtaaccaccaccataaaCAAGATATTTCTGAATATACAAATAGACAATGGCcagattatatataaaaatagaactctgcCCCACCACCTGCAGCAGCCAGCTGAGGAAGCCAAACTAGTATGTTCAGTAACCAGTCCAGGAAGTCAAACTACTATCTGTAGCAATCAATCTAGAAAGCCTAATAATAGCCCCTGTAGTAATGGGCCCCAAACGACCAGGGCTTGATTAATAATCCAGCTTCCCTAATTTTGGCCCCCACTTCTGACTTAGGACCAACTATAGAGAAAGCCATATACATACCTTTAACCAATCACCTAGTATGCTCGGGTTCTTGTTAGCCCGCCAACACCTCCGCCATGCCAATGACCTCCAATCAGACCTCTTCCTCTAAAGATGGATATTCGgactatttgaaatatttctctcTTGCAAACAATGTCACATGCTTTATGCATTTGTCATTCTGTATCTTTGCCAAAGTACCTTTGGGATACCTTTGagtcatagaaataaaataaaatttccatatcAAAGAATAAATGCATACGTAGTTCTGCAAGATATTCTCAAATTCCTCTCCTATCAGATTTGTACTCTCTTGCATTTCCAACAGCCGTGAATGAGGGGAACTGTTTTCCCATTCCCGATTGAATATTGtcaaagttttgaattttttccaatagAGAGGTGAGAAACAGGATCACACtgtatatttaatttgtatttctcctaTTATGGGCAAGGTTAAGCATCTTATCATATGTTTAAGTGTCATTTGCAATTCTTTTTCTATGTATGTATCTTTTACTAATTTTTCAGCAAATTGTAGTTAGTTTTTTTAACTCTTCAGTTTTAGGAGCAATCTGTATATGAAAGATATAAGTGTATTGCTACATAGCTTGCACTTTttccagtttgtcatttgtcGTTTGATtgaatatagtttttcttttcatgcAAAGGCTTCTTATATTGATGTAGTtaaattaatcatttttcttcattgtttctaGATTTGAGTGATAGCTAGGAGTTTTCCCCACTCTCAGTTTATAAAAAAAttcacccatgttttcttctagtagatTTAAAgtagtcctttttttctttttaacatttttattgatgtataattcacacaccatgcaattcaccaatttaaagtgtacaattcaattatttttaacatattacattattttaaaaatttatggtataatatatataacattaaatttgccattttaaccatttaaaaatgtataattcagcagcattaattacattcacagtgttgtgcaaccatcaccaccatctatttccaaaactttttcatcaccccaaacagaaactctataaCCATTCAGTAATAACTCcccattttttcttcctcccagcccctggtaatagctaatctactttctgtctctgattttgcctagtgtatatatttcatataagcgaaagcatacaatatttgtccttttgtgtctggtttattttacttcacGTATTTTcgatgttcatccatgttgtagcatgtatcagaacttcattgctttttatggcagaataatattccactgtatggatatatcacattttgtatatccattcttctgttgatggacacttgcatTGTTTCCATCTTTCGGCTGctgggaataatgctgcaatgaatattggtgtACAAACATCTATTCAACTCCTTGCTTTCAattcctctgggtatatacctaggagtgaaattgctgggttgtttggtaattctgtgtttaactttttgaggacaagtcaaactgttttccaccatggctataccattttacattcccataagcaatgtatgagggtttcaatttctccacatctttgccaacacttcttgttttctgtgtttttaaaaaatagccatcCTGGTAGGTGTGAAGGGGGatacattttggttttgatttgcatttccctaatgactcatGCTGCTGagtttcttttcttgtgcttattgtaTACTTTGCAGAGATGTCTATTCAAGTTTCTTGTCTATCTTTGAATtaggtgtttgtctttttgttactgagttgtaggagttttttacattaaacccttatcagatatacaatttgcaaatgttttctttcattctgtaggtttgtttttcactttcttgataatgttctTTGATGCAAAAGTAACTCtgttgaagtccaatttatctaatttttcttttgttgctcttCCTTTTGATGTCATAAAAATCTATTGCCAAATCTAAGGTCCtgaagatttacccctatgttttcttctaggagtttaatgcTCTCAGGTTTTACATTcacatctttaatccattttaaggaTATTTGTGTATGCTGTAAGAAAGGggttcaatttctttattttgcatgtagatatccagttgtcccagcactatctgttgaagagattattttttctcctttgaatgaACTTGGCATCCTttccaaaaatcagttgaccatagatgtatgagtttatttctgaactctcaattctattccattcgtctgtatgtctatctttatgccagtactatactgctTTGATCACTAtacctttgtagtaagttttgaaattgggaggtgtgagtcctccaactttgtacttctttttcaagattgtttgtcTATGTGGGGTCCCTTGCAGCTCCATATGAATTTGACTATTGACTTTTCCATTCCTACAAAAaaagccattggaattttgatagggattatattgatctgcagatcactttgggtagtactgacatcttgacaatattaaatcttcctgtCCGTGAAAACAGGACGTATTTCCACTTATTTAGGCCTTTCAAGATAATTTTTGATACCCCTTAGTAGAATACTAGTTTAGGCAAAACCATCCAACTCCTTCCAAAGTTACCAAAGAACACATAGGCAAAAGTCCagaatgttgaatgaatgcatcgAAACACAtttcactgcaattcacaaagcatcagtttattttcatataaatagtAGTCACtgataaagggaaaaaacaaaatcatgAGTATCAATATTTACTTAGGGAACCATTTTCAtagaacactgatgaaggaaCATGGTATACATATTCAGAGTGGCAAGGGACACAGGGACAAGCACACTAGATTGAAAGCATAAAAGCATATTCTCATAAGGACCAAGCAATCCTTGTTGTTGGAGGACCAAATGGAATCATCATTAAGGTAAGTAGAATCAAAGTTCACGATCCGTAAGTCCTTCTTAAGGTATGCATGATTCAGCTTGTTTACAGTTCGAACAAAGGCATATTTGGAAGCACAACTATATGCTTCCAAACTGTACACTTTCTTGAAGTGCAGATCAAAAAATGGATTGtcctagaagaaaaagagagacatgaTTTTGTTTATAGCCAGGAAAGTAGCTAGACTTCCTGGATTCTCTCATATTGATTGTTGTATTGATTGTAAAGTATCAGTATCAAACGTTTTCCCAAAATCTACAAATGAGCTTTCCAAAACTACTTGTTTCAAACATGTTGCTTCTAAAAAGAACAACAATAAGAAAGATTATTTTTGAAGCATCTGTGATTTTTCAATTATGCAAATAAATGTGTCAAAATGTGCAGTTACCAAGTCTTCCCAGGGTAGTGAATTTGAGAGGATGGATGGGgatggaagaaaagaataaaccCAATTATAGATTTCCACAGGAGAGAAAAGGTTTCTCCTTTTCTCTACTAGGAGGTCGTCCGTTGTGCTATTTCAATGGTAGAAGGGGGAAATACAGAATGGCTAATCAGCCTTTGGCATACAACAGATCACCAACTTGCTGGCTTTGGAGTTAATAGCAAGGAATTACTTTTAAAGTTAATAGCAAGGATCATTAAATCATTTGACTGAAACTGACAATTTACTAAAGACTGACTCACTGGATTGCTCTAGGCTGTATACTTCTAGTGGAGATGTTTCAGGGAAAAGTAGGCATCAAACCTGATCTGGGTCCtacatgttaaaataataatcattgcTACTGTTACTAATAGCAGTAACAACTATGCCTTGCATTTATAAAGTGCTTTTcagtttacaaaatgctttcGCATTCATTATCTGCCTAACTCCTAACTCTCTTTGAGGGCAGAGGTTTTCAGtcatttatcttttgtgtatccacAGCAACTACTAAGTTCTCAACAAATGTGTGTTGAACTGATCTGAAGTCATCCTATAAAAAGAGAAGTGGAGGTAAACATTGCCCTAAATGataaagaggcagagagagaccagACCAAACAAAAGTATTAATGACTTCTTACCATGCAGTGTGTAAAGTTTGTATAAAAGAACTTATGTATTtgcaatttctttttcaaataggaaaattcttagaggaaacaggaaaaagaacaagGGTTTTGGAGTTCGCCAACTGTTTTGACTCTGATGTAACCATGGGCAGGGCACTTATTATATTTGGCCTTCACTTATTAGATAGGGTTGCTATGAAGTTTGCATGAGATTAATCATTTAAACTGTGATACTAGTATGGAGCTTAATGAATGATAGTTCCTTTTCCCAAATCTGTCCCCAAAGATTGTGATACTGGTGTTAATATCACCTTGCTTTacactattaaaatttttaaaaaacaaaacaatactttaagaaaaagaatgcacAAGAGTGATGTGATTTTAAGTACAATGTTCTCTAGTCACACCTTGCAAAATGTTTCCTAGCTGTCATGATTGCAGATTGAAGGACAGTTCTTTAGAGAATCTCAATGAAAGGAAATCACACCCATTCCATCACCAGATACTAATCATACTCCTTATGTAGTTTCCTCACAGAAACATTTACTCCTTATCATGTAGAAAATATCCTTTGTTCTTTTGAGATACTTGGAGAGGATTAAGTTTTTCCATTAGCCTGATAATTGAAGCCTAAGCAGGCATGAACATAGAATACAAGTTCGTCCAtctgtcccttccttccttcctccctcctgccctccctcccttcctctatccctctgtctcccccttcctttctctttctttcttttgatagaGCTAAAAAGGAATCTCATAGTTCATTCAGTAATCCCTTGTTTATAGTAGattaaatataatgtaatataatgtaaTGTAATAGTGAATAATAGTTTCCAGAGGGGTGAAGCCCAGGCCACACATGTAGTTATTGGCAGAGCCAAGACAAGGACTAAGCTCTCACTCAGCCCAACCCCATTTCCTGCTCCATCATTCTCTCTTCTGTTGCACCACGTCAGTCTCCAAATCCCCAGTCATTctgatttctgctttataaattgACTTCAATTTCAATTCCATTCCATTTTAAAGTTGACAACTTTTGGCTTGAAATAGCTCTGTTTAAAACATTGCTAtcgagaaaaatataataaatgctgACTCCTGAGGATTCAATTACAAGAGGGAGGGCAAGTGGTAATTCCCAGAACAACTGAGATATTTTTACTTCATccacagaaaagaaatatttaaaagaactaCTCTTTGGATATTATAGGTTTTCTTCTGGCAATTTAATATTTTAGGCTCTAAAGTgatcagaaaaatagaaatactcAATTTCCCTTTTGTATCTAGTTCACTATGAAAGATAACAATCTTCAAATGGGAAAGGGAATAATTAACAACATAGAGATGGAATTAAAGGCCAGAAAGGTGAGGAGAAAATAGAGCAGAGCTAGCTGCGTCCAGTGAATCTAAGCTGACAGGCTTGATTAATACATCCTGGGCACTGACCAAGCttatagaaaataattatgaCATTAGTAATATTTGGGGTATTACTGTTGGGGTGGGTATAAAAGATGGGGTCtataaaatctttctttcttagaaatttatttcctaGTTCTGTAGAAATGGTTGTATTAGATGTTCTCTATCATTTAATAATATACTTGCAGACTAAAAGATATAAGTGCTGTATAATTGGCTGTATAAAATCAGCCAATTATGTTAGACTAGCATATCTACCTTTACTGTGTTTGTCATTAGCCTGATTAGAAAGccctttaaaattgattttttttagaaagcatttgAATGCATTTTGTTTGGTattatatttattcaataaagtATTTAATTAGTGCTAAGTTGGACCCTGTTGCTAAGCCCCAGCAAGCAATCATCCTAGATAAGGTTAAACCCCCAGTAAAATTGCCATATTGCACATATCTTAATGAAGTTTGAATGTTAAATAAATTGTACATTcacttgagcacttgagaaaaaaaataagaaaatggtcaaaAAAAGAGGTGGGCATGATTAATTCTTGAAACTACAGATTAGTGAACTTGACACTGACTTGTGATAAAATTCAATGCAGTATAGAAATTTTGGCAAATACCTAAAAGCATATagaagaaaatactttaaaaatttgtacTCCTATGATACAGAGATAATTATTGTTAAAGTACTGATTAGTttcatatatacatttacatacccacatacatatttttttgtattaaaatttaaGGTT
This genomic window contains:
- the EXOC1L gene encoding exocyst complex component 1-like, which encodes MSSLVKEDLEKKLFKPLSQNLYEFIEIEFSVQDRYYLCVSVTKNEEVKIVMVKHYRIGLDEKYEVTKKWSLNDLRMIDGKEADTDNPFFDLHFKKVYSLEAYSCASKYAFVRTVNKLNHAYLKKDLRIVNFDSTYLNDDSIWSSNNKDCLVLMRICFYAFNLVCLSLCPLPL